From the genome of Eublepharis macularius isolate TG4126 chromosome 12, MPM_Emac_v1.0, whole genome shotgun sequence, one region includes:
- the SNRNP70 gene encoding U1 small nuclear ribonucleoprotein 70 kDa, whose protein sequence is MTQFLPPNLLALFAPRDPIPYLPPLEKLPHEKHHNQPYSGIAPYIREFEDPRDAPPPTRAETREERMERKRREKIERRQQEVESELKLWDPHNDPNAQGDAFKTLFVARVNYDTTESKLRREFEVYGPIKRIYMVYNKRSGKPRGYAFIEYEHERDMHSAYKHADGKKIDGRRVLVDVERGRTVKGWRPRRLGGGLGGTRRGGADVNIRHSGRDDTSRYDERDRDRERERDRRDRSRDRDKERERRRSRSRERRRRTRSREKDERKRSRERSKDKDRERKRRSRSRDRKRDRDRDRDKKEELPEVADAQPDEATLGELGIDGLEAKPEGEEKGRERDRDRDRDRERDRRRSHRDKDRDRDRDRERRRDRDRDRDRDREHKRDRGDRGGEKREERGQDNGMGEPLEETSQDMFLDQESIQSADGYLSTENGYMMEPPLE, encoded by the exons ATGACGCAGTTCTTGCCACCAAACTTGTTGGCACTTTTTGCCCCTCGTGATCCTATACCCTACTTGCCTCCTTTGGAGAAATTACCCCATGAGAAGCACCATAACCAGCCCTATAGTGGTATTGCTCCCTACATCCGAGAGTTTGAG GACCCACGTGATGCTCCCCCACCTACTCGTGCAGAGACAAGGGAGGAACGGATGGAACGTAAG AGACGAGAGAAGATTGAGCGCCGGCAGCAAGAGGTTGAGAGCGAACTGAAGCTGT GGGACCCCCATAATGATCCCAATGCCCAAGGAGATGCCTTCAAGACATTATTTGTGGCCAGAGTT AACTATGATACAACAGAATCCAAACTAAGGCGGGAATTTGAAGTATATGGACCTATCAAAAGA ATTTATATGGTGTACAATAAGCGTTCCGGCAAGCCCCGTGGCTACGCTTTCATTGAATATGAACATGAGCGTGACATGCACT CGGCATACAAGCACGCCGACGGGAAAAAAATCGATGGCAGGAGGGTGCTGGTTGATGTGGAGAGAGGCCGGACGGTGAAAGGATGGCGTCCACGAAGGCTTG GTGGCGGTCTTGGCGGCACTCGGCGGGGTGGTGCTGATGTCAATATCAGACACTCAGGCCGGGATGACACCTCCCGATACGATGAGCG AGATCGGGACCGCGAACGTGAGCGTGATCGCCGTGACCGCAGCCGAGATCGGGACAAGGAACGGGAACGCCGTCGCAGCCGATCCCGGGAGCGCCGACGGCGGACACGCAGCCGAGAGAAGGATGAGCGGAAACGCAGCCGGGAACGCAGCAAGGATAAAGACCGAGAACGCAAACGCCGTAGCCGTTCTCGGGACCGGAAGCGGGATCGGGACCGTGACAGAGACAAGAAGGAAGAGCTACCTGAAGTGGCCGATGCTCAGCCTGACGAGGCCACCCTTGGCGAGCTGGGCATAGATGGGCTGGAGGCGAAGCCTGAAGGGGAAGAGAAGGGTAGAGAAAGGGATCGGGATAGGGACAGGGATAGAGAGAGGGATCGGCGGCGCAGTCACCGTGACAAAGACCGAGACAGGGATAGGGACAGAGAACGTCGGCGGGACAGGGACAGAGATAGGGATCGGGATCGTGAGCACAAGCGTGATAGGGGTGACCGGGGTGGAGAGAAACGGGAGGAGAGAGGGCAGGACAATGGCATGGGAGAGCCTCTGGAGGAAACCAGCCAGGATATGTTCCTGGACCAAGAATCAATACAGTCGGCTGATGGCTACTTGTCCACTGAGAACGGATACATGATGGAGCCCCCATTGGAGTGA
- the LIN7B gene encoding protein lin-7 homolog B: MAALAEPLGLERDVARAVELLERLQRSGEVPPQKLQALQRVLQSKFCSAIREVYEQLYDTLDITGSPEIRAHATAKATVAAFAASEGHAHPRVVELPKTDEGLGFNIMGGKEQNSPIYISRIIPGGVADRHGGLKRGDQLLSVNGVSVEGEQHERAVELLKAAQGTVKLVVRYTPKVLEEMEARFEKMRTARRRQQHNSYSSLESRG; this comes from the exons ATGGCAGCGCTGGCAGAGCCTCTGGGCTTGGAGAGGG ATGTGGCCCGAGCCGTGGAATTGCTGGAGCGGCTGCAGCGCAGCGGGGAGGTGCCCCCCCAGAAACTGCAAGCACTCCAGAGGGTCTTGCAGAGTAAATTTTGCTCTGCCATACGCGAG GTCTATGAGCAGCTATATGACACACTGGATATTACCGGAAGTCCTGAAATCCGAGCTCATGCCACAGCTAAG GCAACGGTGGCTGCCTTTGCGGCAAGCGAGGGTCATGCACACCCACGGGTGGTGGAGCTCCCCAAGACAGATGAAGGCCTGGGCTTCAACATCATGGGGGGGAAGGAGCAGAACTCTCCCATCTATATTTCCCGCATCATCCCAGGGGGTGTGGCTGACCGTCATGGTGGGCTCAAGCGTGGAGATCAGTTGCTGTCTGTCAACGGCGTG AGCGTGGAAGGTGAGCAGCATGAGCGAGCGGTGGAGCTTCTGAAAGCAGCACAGGGCACTGTGAAGCTGGTTGTGCGCTATACGCCCAAAGTCCTCGAAGAAATGGAGGCACGGTTTGAAAAGATGCGAACAGCCCGGCGTCGGCAGCAACACAACAGCTATTC ATCCTTGGAATCACGAGGATAG